The following coding sequences lie in one Buteo buteo unplaced genomic scaffold, bButBut1.hap1.1 HAP1_SCAFFOLD_50, whole genome shotgun sequence genomic window:
- the LOC142027652 gene encoding proline-rich protein 22-like: MARPPVQLPPRGPWGPPAPQLFQPFVLPKTFYPQELGDVGHRGPARRVPLESPPGPARLPLTHTGLQRAPCGCLFDPRVFGIQWTTTHLPPPATATLGQGAASLPGAALWGPGGCGAPLAWTAPGTPQGQPQYLAPYKNQRSGVAPAPLELPVSIPGYQHIEGQLAQINIPSTATPVGAPLGSDVSPSPCAATHNQATGDTAGDLAVSEEMLLEEALRLFDCSLDGVGVSQDGPSSGPMPGDPAGTSGEGRGMAPAPPAMPTPIPGHKDIEGPLAKINTCGMATHVGAPPGSDVPPSPCADPHNQALGEPVGELAASEKVPLQEALVLFGCSPDGVGVNQDAPSRSSMPGDTGGTGAATPNRDFSSLSLPEELLTPDYCIPELSNIMLSLEIFNIIRMEPQEL; this comes from the exons ATGGCGCGGCCACCAGTGCAGCTCCCACCGCGTgggccctggggccccccggcgccccagctTTTCCAGCCCTTCGTGCTCCCCAAAACCTTCTACCCTCAAG agctgggggatgtcggCCATCGGGGGCCGGCTCGGCGGGTGCCCCTGGAGAGTCCCCCCGGCCCAGCACGGCTCCCCCTCacccacacaggtctgcagaggGCTCCATGTGGCTGCCTCTTCGATCCCCGGGTCTTTGGCATCCAGTGGACAACCACCCACCTGCCTCCACCGGCCACCGCCACGCTCGGCCAAGGCGCCGCTTCTCTGCCGGGTGCTGCCCTGTGGGgtcccgggggctgcggggcccccCTGGCCTGgacagccccagggaccccccagggccAACCACAATACCTCGCACCCTACAAAAATCAGAGGAGTGGGgtggccccagcccctctggagCTGCCAGTGTCCATCCCCGGCTACCAGCACATCGAGGGGCAGTTGGCACAGATCAACATCCCCAGCACGGCCACCCCTGtgggggcacccctgggcagcgatgtctcccccagcccctgcgctgccacCCACAATCAAGCCACTGGGGACACCGCAGGCGACCTTGCAGTGTCCGAGGAGATGCTCCTGGAAGAGGCCCTAAGGCTCTTCGATTGCTCCCTGGATGGAGTGGGGGTCAGCCAGGATGGTCCCAGCAGCGGCCCCATGCCTGGGGACCCTGCTGGCACCAgcggagaggggagagggatggccccagcccccccagcgaTGCCAACACCCATCCCCGGCCACAAGGACATCGAGGGGCCGTTGGCCAAGATCAACACCTGTGGCATGGCCACCCATGTGGGGGCACCCCCAGGCAGtgacgtcccccccagcccctgcgctgaCCCCCACAATCAAGCCCTTGGGGAGCCTGTAGGTGAACTTGCAGCGTCTGAGAAAGTGCCTCTCCAAGAGGCCCTAGTGCTCTTTGGTTGCTCCCCGGATGGAGTGGGGGTCAACCAGGATGCTCCCAGCAGGAGCTCTATGCCCGGGGACACTGGTGGCACCGGAGCAGCCACCCCCAACCGCGACTTCAGCTCGCTCTCGCTGCCTGAGGAGCTGCTCACCCCTGACTACTGCATCCCCGAGCTCAGCAACATCATGCTGAGCCTAGAAATATTCAACATCATCAGGATGGAGCCCCAGGAGCTGTGA